In Lactuca sativa cultivar Salinas chromosome 5, Lsat_Salinas_v11, whole genome shotgun sequence, the DNA window ttacagtcgtgaactcccttaagtggtcaatttggagccttaaacccttcatatgcCCTAGATtagaacctagcctaattctacgagtgagataagaccttaaaacatccaagaacacaccacccatgagtttacgcccgtaaaatcatggggatatgttcttagggccgaaaactccataaagagtttactcttgaagagtaaactccctaactaggccatacactcccttattgcaacccaatagcctcctagcacttgaccaaagtgttttccgcacactaggatgcttatatgtgttaaattagtattataaacactaattgtatgtaaacatatgtcaccaTAAGTATGTTTTTAAATATGGTTcatgccctaaaattagggttttaactttGTCTATGTATACCCCGTGTATTCTTCGTACACCCCGCATATGTGGCCCAAATTCCCGATCCATCATGACCATGTACGCTAAACGTACATAGACGTACACCCAACATAAGAGGGGACCTCCTTCGAAAATATATTTTTGTTACAAGGACAAAAAATGAAAATACCTGGATTcgagtgttacaaatctccccacttgaattagacttcgtcctagaAGTCTTTTACCATAAAAAAAATATgagtagtgctccctcatctcgtcctctggcTCCAGCATCCACTAAGAGCCCTTTCGGTactaccattgcaccttcaccagattTACCACCTTCTTACGTAGAGTTTTAGTTTTCCTTTCGAGAATTACAATGGGCCTCTCCACATACTTAAGacgctcatccacctgaatatcatctagcGATATCACGATcgactcatcggctacacactttcgTAATCGAGACAGGTGGAAAGTATTATGGATCTGAGCTCATCAGGAAGATCCAGCCGGTACGCAATCCTGCCTACCCGGGCAGTAATCCTGAAGGGACCGATAAAccgggggcccaacttgccctactTCCGAAaccggatgacacccttccaaggtgacacattCAGTAGTACCAAATCTCCCACCAAAAACTCAAGGTTTGAACAGCATCGATCAACATAACTCTTCTGAAGACTCCACGCCACCTGAAGCCTATCTcatacctgctgaatcaactcagtaGTTTCAAGCAGCACCTCAGTGCTTCCTATGACCCGATGTCCgaccttccccccccccccccccaacaaatcgaggtcctacacctccttccatacaacatctcaaaaggtTGTCAATCAATACTGACATGATAagtgttgttgtaagagaactctaccagcggaaggtaagtatcctaacTCCCCCCAAAATCCAATATgtatgcccgaagcatatcctcaagtgtttggatcgttctctcactttagCCATCGATCTGAGGGTGATATGTTGTGCTAAAATGCAATTGAGTACCCAACTCAATTTCCTGTTTACGGTTTGTcacaatcatatcattcagggtcttatACCCcgaaaagctcacaaactccctgatatcatccctcagcatagCAAGATATATCGTCTTTCTCATATCCTCATCGGCAGCGTACTACGGAAGCAACAATGCCCTCTACCTGAATTTGGCGAAGATCTCCGCCAAAATCTCTATAGTCTggtgaaggtcctgaaactccctcaccagctgttgcacctcaatagtcgGTGAAAATTCCCGATAAAAACTCTGTACAAAATCACCACAAAGTCATCACTGTAAGAGCCTCCGTCCCAATCGCTCTGGTGACCTCCTCCTACCAGTCCCTCAGCAAGCAAAACGTGAATCCCACCTTTTCCACCTTGGGACAAAAGCTCGTGCgctgagcattctccatgtcaaCGATCTAGCGGCGGATAGCGATGGGGTCATTAACCCCAAAGAACTCAAGCGCTCCACATGCCTTCAACTCCTAGAATGAGGGAGTTTGAACCCCAATCTGAAACTCCTCGTGTAGTCACCATCCTCAAACTAAAAATACAACATAGAAATCAATCAATAAAGAAGTTCGAAGGGACTCCTCCTCACCATTTTCCTTAGAATTTCCAGGTCTGCACTCGTCTCGGGTAACGGTCCTATGCTTCCAATAGTACGGACCCAAAAATATcttccacacctacatgtaccttccTCAAGTTTATACTTGATTCCTCCAATTCACGACATTATATAAAGCTCATACAACACAACACACATATCCTAGACTCTTCTCTGATTTCTCAACCCTCACAAAACATAGAACCAGAAACCTCAAGCAACACCGTTGGTTGCCCTATACATGCATGTTATACACAAATAGAATCACATAGACTATAAAATAAAGTTTGTACCCCAATTccgcaaccaaacaaggaacaagaaatgaggcataatccatcattctagggctatgcaatcctaatcatatataactttgacagcatacacttagcaaataatAGAGTCAACATTGATTCTAAGTAATACATGGTATCCAATTTTCCTAAGAtataaggcatcacacaaatcaAGAAACTTTATCACATCattcctgaaggtatccttagccctactcCAGCATGCAGTTCACATATCAAGCACACTAATCGTAATACATAAGCATATGCAACTTGGAAAACAATTACTTGATCTCGGCCAATCGCACACATTGCACTCTCCCTTTTTACTCAAGAAAaccttttttttagaaaaattcaattctttttcttttgaaaagattatcatttcctcaatttgagttctgacacacctgagagtgtactcgaatccctcaaaccaaggctttgataccaatttgtaacgacccaaaagtAGAATAAGTTTTTTTTTCACATTTAAAACAAATACTACACATATAAAAATTGTTCCAAAACCATCACATTGTATAAATGTCACATCATCATAGTACAATATCAATAATGCGGAAATAACAGGAGAAAATGTTATACCATGACGTCAGGCCCTTCCCTTAAAGGGTTACACTAACAACATCTTAatgttaatatatattataataatttgttcgttaataaatatttatatttcttgtatttaattggaaaaattattatttatggaaataataatttcTAAGATAGAAAAACAACTAGTAACTCTTATagtatgatttatatgttatgtACATCTTTTTGAACATATAGAAGGTCATTTATATAAAGATAGTCTATATAATAAAAGCATGTATATGCTAGTTAAATGGGTTGGAGTGAAAGACATCCCGCCATCACTTCTTTTCCATTTTGGCATGATTTTCTTCTAAGAGAAGAAGGAGCGTGCTCTATTTCCTTTCTTCCTAACATGCTTGTCATAACGTGTCATACCTTCATGAATAACTAGCTTTGATTTAGTACACGAGTGGATGTATATATAAAGAAGGGTAAGTACTAAAAAAATGCTAGTTTTCCATatacttcttcttctctttttctcttttaaatctGGGAGCTCTTTAGCTCTCTTCCTTCTCTTCTCTTGTAAGGTGTAATGTAGAGTTAATGTGCTTATTAGTTTCTTCTCCTTAAGACTTATTTGGTATATGTCTTTAAGGCTTAAGAACAACTTAATATACATGAAGGACTAACATCCATGTCAATTTGAAAAATTGTTGGTGATTCTATCTAAGGTAAAGTTTTGTAGCTATTTGGGACCGATTATGTATATGTGTAAGTTTTGTATATTACGGTCGATTATGTGTAGATACAAGCCATCAAAACAAAACAACACATTTTTAATTTAAGATTTTGAGCGACCATGTCTTAAAGTATTGATGGCAACAAGGAGGAGAGTGGTGGACAAAGAAGTAGGAAAAAGGGGTGGCGTTAGTTAAGGTTAATGAAAAGGGTGAGTAGAAAGAGGTCTTGACCTAGGGTTTTATTAGTGGGCATGGAAGGCAATGAGGTATGTCCAGGGTAGCAATGAGGGAAAAATCTGGCGGTGGTGGTAATGGTTCTATGTAGGGATGAACAAAAACTGAACCACAACCAAGAAAAGCGGAAAACCGAaactgaaacaaaaaccgatggtgcgattttttaatttttaaagaaCCAAAAATTTTTGGTTGGTGCAGTGTGGTTTTTAATCTTTCAAAAACCGAACCACACCACATATGTATTAACCGCAACAAAGCCTTTCTAtctataatatttaattatttgttttattaattgttaatatattatttattaaaaacttttaaaaatatgTGAAAATTTTAGCGGGATAAGATTATACGGTATTTCATTCTCTCCTTCGCGGCTTCGCGTGTTTGTGTTTGATTTTAGCAGCCGGTAACTTCaaactaatgttttaaaaaccggtttgaaccggctggtcaaaccggttggaccgggaatcGGAGAAGGGAACATTTCCACTATCACCGGTTTATATTGATATCTAAACTGGATTGAACCGGCCAGTTTTTAAAAAAACTtagttgaaccggtcaaaataaaccgattaaaccaaataaaaacacatgaaaaaaaaaaaaaaaccaattacATAATGAACTTTGGTGAttattttttcaaatctatttagtttctctaaataaaaacatatgataaatgttataaagttttttgatgtgttagtattaatctaaaactatattttgtttcggtattatactttTTTTTTGACGTATAtagattgatgtaaaacactaaaacttatgtttatgtattattttaatgtatttggattcatctacaacttatttttatatgtatttttaatgtttgaatcaataaacatcaaattcatgatttatatatgtaggAAAATATGAAAAAACGTGAAATATATTGAAACGTGTTGATCCGGCGGTTGAACCGGTTGAATCGGAAACCGGTCttcataccggttcaactaaaaaaccgatttttaaaaGATTGCTTCAAACTCAACATCTTGATTGTTTTAGAATTCATAATTAGCAAGGAATTCACTAGCATGGTGTTTCTTTTCCGTTAGCAGTGTAGTCTACCAATATTCACTAAAGTCCAGAAGTTCATAACATTGTTTACTGTTTACCACAATAATAAATAACCTAAATTTTTTTGTACTTTAGTAAAAGAACTTAATAAGATGTTTCAAATCCGGTTGATAAAATCTCAAATGTACACCATTGCGTTTAAAACCCATAGAAAATAATCGTACCTAATTAATGCGCTAATTAATGCGGTTAATAACCGAACCACATAACCGTATTACATAAAAACGTACCAATCGGTTTTCAAAATTGAATAATAGTATTTGGGGTTTGTTGTGCGGTCTTTGCCAATAATCAAACCCCATTCTACTCACTTCTAGATCTAGGATTTAGATaaggaaatgaaaaaaaaaacgtgGAGGGTGGGTAATTAAGGAATGGGGATGGAGGGTATAAGGAGAGTTAGGAcaagacttggttaatctgttacttaaaactataaaataaaataataaaatgaacgtattttaataaaagaaatataatataaatatatttaaaactgTAAATAAAACAAATGACAATTATCAAAAATTATAAAACTACGAGGTTACATAATGGTTTTTAATCATAGATGGATCTAATGTAGAGACCGAGATGACCCTTTATTGCTTTTTCAACAGtgtatttttttttggaaaattttgttttatgttaCGGTAATACCTCGGAAAAAAAGTGTGGCATTCACTAAAAAAAAATTAGgttatttcttattatatacaAAAAACTTTTACTATCCTTTTACTTTAATCTTGGCTTAACCActgtttttaattatatattcaattttttttatcttattttgttTTTTCTAAGAAAAAACCCAacataattactttttttttttaattttgtaggTTTGTAGCTAAATataagttataattttttttaaaaaaatatccatatccaaattttattatatttatctAGTTAAATTTTAATATCGAACAATGTTTTCTGTTCGGAATCAAGACATATGATTTgcaattaataaattatatattaaattttataaaacattcaaGATAAATTAGTAgtaataaattatttaatatgtaaaaattcaaaattaacaaTTGAAGAAGGTTTAGTTACGGCAAAAGCAAATAGATTTTATTAGAGACCCATTGGAACAAAACTTGAAGAGTCTGTAACGTATAAGTAcaaacatgaaaaacaaaaaagttcTTTTTTGCTTTGTGCTTATCGATTCTTTGTTTTAATCACTCAATTTGTCTCATGATTGCCTAATTAACCACTTAAGAACACACGCTTTTTCTCCCTCACAAACGCAAACATCCTTGGAAATGGCATCAGAAACTCAAATTCAAATTCCAGTAATCGATTTCTCCCAGCTAAATATGCATAATCCAGATAATCAGTCCATCTGGGAATCCATAAAAACCGACGTTTTAAAAGCTCTCCAAGACTATGGTTGCTTCGAAGCATCATCAGTTGTATCAATCGATCTTCAAGAATCTGTAAACGATGCATTGAAACAGCTCTTCAATCTCCCATTAGAAACCAAACTTCAAAACACATCAGAAACAGCCTTTCATGGCTATGTTCAATCTCCCAAGGTTCCACTCTACGAAAGCATGGGAATCGGTAATCCATTTATCCCTGAAAACGTTGATAATTTTACCAATCTAATGTGGCCTCATGACAACCCTAAATTTCGGTACGTTTCTTCTCTTCAAACGCTATAAATTTTGTTCTCATATATGGTATTGAAGCTGGTCGGGGTTCCATGGCAGCGAAAGCATTAAAATATACTCAAAGAAGTTGCGAGAACTAGATGAGATAGTGAAGaggatggtgtttgagagcttgGATTTGGAGAAGTATTTTGATGAACAAATGAAATCAACAAATTACCTTCTTAAGTTGATGAAATATCGAGCACCAGAGCCAAATGAATCCAATATTGGACTCCATACTCATACTGATACGAACATAATGACAATTTTACATCAAGACGAAGTCGGAGGGTTAGAAATCCAGACTAAAAACAATGAATGGATACGAGTGAAAGCTTCTCCAAACTCTTTTGTTGTCGTAGCTGGGGATACTTTCAATGTAAGTAAAATAACTGTAATTTTGTATTGTATTCGCGTTGCACTGAGATTATGATTGATGTTAATGGATCAAAAATAACAAACTTTGCATGAGTTTGATATAACTCCTTATATGAATGTAATGCAGGTTTGGTTGAATGGCCGATTGCATGTCCCCTTTCATAGAGTGGTGATGAATGAAACTATGTCCAGATACTCGCTCGGGTTTTTTTCTGTACAAAAATCAAGCAACCTCGTGAAAGCATTTGATGAGATGGTAGACAAAGAACGTCCTTTGCTTTACAACCCTTTTGATTATGGAGAGTTTCTTAAGTTCTTTTATAAAGAGGGTGGCATTCAAAGCAAGTTCGCATTAAAGACATACTGTGGTGTCTCGGAGGGCTCGTGATGCTTCAAGACTTGTTGAGAATACTATCAATGAAAAAACATGTGTTTGTCTACAAGATTTGGGGATTGTTTTGCAAAGTGTacgttatttttatattttgaacACGATAACTTTGTGTATAGGGTGTCACTTTGTTGCTTGTTTGTACTTGTTTTTGTGGCATGTTTAAATAAAAATCAGGTGGTGTTCAATGTCTCTTTTGAGACTTGAGTGGTTAGACTTTTTCCCCTCTTCCAAATCGCCACCCAACAATCAACATTAATTGATCTATATTAAACATAGATTTTGAAACTAAGTTCTCTAAATTAGAAGGTTTTTCGACATAAATTTTAGCACTGATTCATGGCTTGAGTTCACATGGGTTGTGGATCTCAAATCTGAATGGTTCGGGAGcaaataaattgtgaaaaatcttttggaGGAGCAAAATTTTATCCTTAAAGATGATTTCACATTTGATGAGGTCAAAAGGGTCGTGTGTTTGGTAAAACTAATTGGTAAAATTGGAAAGAGAAACTATTTAGGGGTCTATGAGAATTATTCAAAGTACCTTTGTTAGTCTTaatctctatactaataaaagagtagtcttTTTGCCAAATGTTATAACATTAAaactcctaattaatatgatgtcATTTGTCATCTTAttaattctttattttaaattcattaaacctcctaattaatgtgataTTATTTGTCAAtctgtttattctttattttaaattttaaattttatattattgttctcATTATTTCACAAATAAAAATAGTTgaatatatatgataaattaatttcacatatttaattgaatcaataattataattttacataactaataaaaaaatctcttaattaataatgtatttaaaattttatataaaataattgattaataattttgaattttttagtatgaatatttaattaattttgtaaccgtagttttcacgggttataaactagttaataATATCACTTTCAGTGAATTCTTTTGCAGGAAGCTCGGTATGGGAGAGAATACTATTAATTGTTCTTTTCCTCTCTGTCTTTGTCAAGCTGAATATGCAAAAATTATGATCGCGTGATCTGGTTGTATTTGATCTAGCTTCTTGCTAGCCCATTGGTGAATGAATTTATTTTCTTGCTGCCAAAAAGAAAAAATCAATCatgataatatatttttatatattgtttATTGATAAGCTTTTAATAGAAACTATAATCTATAACTTTGACAATTTATTTTCTAATGAAAaggataattatattaaaaaaattaaatttaaatatgatCTTTAATTAAAAACGGATAAATCAATTTGTTATCTGATCAATTTTTTATTAATAGTACAAAATAATTACCCACTTAATAAATGGTTACGTTGGAAATTATGCAATAGTTCTTCATTGCATAAAAAAACCTTAAAATATTAAAAGACAAAGGATTTATTGTACCTCAGACAACTTCAAAAACTGTCCCTATAGTTTCACGAAATCTGAAGTTTGGTCCCTAATTATAAAAAACCTCAtggatggtccctatggtttccaAACTTTTAATATTTAGTCATTCCGGTTCactccgttaccatttagccATTAACTCATTTTCAATATTATATTGCAAGGCAATTTTGTCATTTCACTTTAACCTTCACTCTTTAAAAGAGAGATTGTGTGCCCGATTTTTGTGCAAACCCTTTATCTGCGATCGTCATCTCTCTTCTCCCTTCCACTATTGGTCAGCCGTTGCACCTTTTACAATATCCAATCGCTTCGCATTCAGAGAGAGTGACTTGCAGATGTGAGAATGAAGCAACGAATATCACTTCATGGAGGGATCGTAACCCTGGAAGGCAATTTTGGAACTGTACAAGATGTGGGTTCCTTCGATGGCCTGGGCCTCCTATGTGTGCTAGGACATTGGTAGTGATTCCAAGTTTGATAAGTTCAATGAAATCAATTGGAAGAGTGGGTTGCT includes these proteins:
- the LOC111910051 gene encoding probable 2-oxoglutarate-dependent dioxygenase AOP1, with the translated sequence MASETQIQIPVIDFSQLNMHNPDNQSIWESIKTDVLKALQDYGCFEASSVVSIDLQESVNDALKQLFNLPLETKLQNTSETAFHGYVQSPKVPLYESMGIGNPFIPENVDNFTNLMWPHDNPKFRESIKIYSKKLRELDEIVKRMVFESLDLEKYFDEQMKSTNYLLKLMKYRAPEPNESNIGLHTHTDTNIMTILHQDEVGGLEIQTKNNEWIRVKASPNSFVVVAGDTFNVWLNGRLHVPFHRVVMNETMSRYSLGFFSVQKSSNLVKAFDEMVDKERPLLYNPFDYGEFLKFFYKEGGIQSKFALKTYCGVSEGS